A genomic segment from Geitlerinema sp. PCC 7407 encodes:
- a CDS encoding phage holin family protein, with protein sequence MLGTFLTWLATALSLLVVDLVVPGVDLATFPAALIGAVVLGLVNSTVRPVLSLLSLPVNLVTLGLFSLVVNGVCFWLAAALVPGFSVHGIVGIILGPVVLSLVNTFLSKYFAERHPDMQTGV encoded by the coding sequence ATGCTTGGAACTTTTTTAACGTGGCTAGCAACAGCCCTGAGCTTACTTGTCGTTGATCTGGTGGTGCCGGGCGTGGACCTGGCGACATTTCCAGCGGCCTTGATCGGCGCAGTCGTGTTGGGCTTGGTCAACTCCACCGTGAGACCGGTGCTGTCCCTGCTCTCCCTGCCTGTCAACCTAGTAACGCTGGGCCTGTTTTCTCTGGTGGTCAACGGCGTCTGCTTCTGGCTGGCGGCGGCTTTGGTGCCAGGATTCTCGGTCCACGGCATCGTCGGAATTATTTTGGGCCCCGTGGTCTTGTCGCTCGTGAATACCTTCCTCAGCAAGTACTTTGCTGAGCGTCATCCGGATATGCAAACAGGTGTCTAG
- a CDS encoding YqaE/Pmp3 family membrane protein, whose product MKLLRILLAVLIPPVGVFMTYGFGPTLLINIGLTLLGWLPGSIHGLWAVVKHEEKLSRQEEVY is encoded by the coding sequence ATGAAGCTACTAAGAATTCTTTTGGCTGTCCTAATCCCGCCGGTGGGTGTCTTCATGACCTACGGCTTTGGCCCCACCCTGCTGATCAATATTGGCCTAACGCTGTTGGGCTGGCTCCCCGGCTCGATCCACGGTCTGTGGGCCGTCGTGAAGCACGAAGAGAAGCTGAGCCGCCAGGAAGAAGTTTACTAA
- the rlmN gene encoding 23S rRNA (adenine(2503)-C(2))-methyltransferase RlmN yields the protein MSDLTLTPIAPAESRRPLLGASQAELTEWVQQQGQPGYRGKQLYQWLYERGARSLEEISVFPKQWRSQLADFPIGRSQIHHRAVAPDETVKYLLKLADGQIIETVGIPSDRRLTVCVSSQVGCPMACDFCATGKGGFQRNLERHEIVDQVLTVQEDFQQRVSNIVFMGMGEPLLNTDNVLAAIRCLNEDVGIGARHITVSTVGIPGHIRRLADQQLQITLAVSLHASNQPLRERLIPSAKPYPLADLLEECRTYVQLTGRRVTFEYILLADFNDLPEHAAELAHSLRGFQSHVNLIPYNPISEVDYQRPSPQRVQAFLDALKRHRIAASVRYSRGLEADAACGQLRASKLKASL from the coding sequence ATGTCAGATCTGACCTTGACCCCGATCGCTCCTGCCGAATCGCGCCGCCCCCTGCTGGGAGCCTCCCAGGCAGAGCTGACGGAGTGGGTCCAGCAGCAAGGACAACCGGGCTATCGCGGCAAGCAGCTGTATCAGTGGCTCTACGAGCGGGGGGCGCGCTCTCTAGAAGAAATCTCGGTGTTTCCCAAGCAGTGGCGATCGCAGCTGGCCGACTTTCCCATCGGGCGATCGCAGATTCACCACCGCGCCGTAGCGCCCGACGAGACCGTCAAGTATCTGCTCAAGCTCGCCGATGGCCAGATTATTGAAACCGTCGGCATTCCCAGCGATCGCCGCCTCACCGTCTGCGTCTCCTCCCAAGTCGGCTGTCCCATGGCCTGCGACTTCTGCGCCACCGGCAAAGGCGGCTTCCAGCGCAACCTAGAGCGCCACGAAATCGTAGATCAGGTACTGACCGTTCAAGAAGACTTTCAGCAGCGCGTCAGCAACATCGTTTTCATGGGCATGGGCGAACCGCTGCTCAACACCGACAATGTCCTGGCCGCCATCCGCTGCCTCAACGAAGACGTCGGCATCGGCGCGCGCCACATCACCGTTTCCACCGTCGGCATTCCGGGCCACATTCGCCGCCTCGCCGATCAGCAGCTCCAGATCACCCTGGCGGTCAGCCTGCACGCCTCCAACCAGCCCCTGCGGGAGCGCCTGATTCCCAGCGCCAAGCCCTATCCCCTGGCCGATCTCTTGGAGGAGTGCCGCACCTACGTCCAGCTCACCGGTCGGCGAGTCACCTTCGAGTACATCCTGCTAGCGGACTTTAACGATCTGCCGGAGCACGCCGCCGAGCTGGCCCACTCTCTGCGGGGCTTCCAGAGCCACGTCAACCTCATCCCCTACAACCCCATCTCCGAGGTGGATTACCAGCGGCCCAGCCCCCAGCGGGTTCAGGCCTTCCTAGACGCCCTCAAGCGCCACCGCATTGCTGCCAGCGTCCGCTATTCTCGAGGCCTGGAGGCAGATGCGGCCTGCGGACAGCTCCGCGCCTCCAAACTAAAAGCGAGCCTCTAA
- a CDS encoding peptidylprolyl isomerase, which translates to MTAVLKVGQRTITAEEIIPLLARYQLLPQLVRELLVDEAIASVECSPEELDAACEQIFLRHQLELPEARQNWLKSQGQTLELFRANTLRSFKLEKFKQTTWGPKLESYFLTRKGQLDRVIYSLIRTQDPGIAQELYFRIQEGEQSLAELAAEYSQGPEAQTGGLIGPVELTVPAPPLARMLSVSKPGQLWPPTRLGEWFVIVRLEKFLPVQLDDGVRQRLLNELFNGWLQEQLAQLGAPDSPDSTPTASQ; encoded by the coding sequence ATGACCGCAGTTCTCAAAGTCGGCCAGCGAACGATTACCGCTGAGGAAATTATTCCGCTCCTGGCGCGCTACCAGCTTTTGCCGCAGCTTGTGCGAGAGCTGCTGGTGGATGAGGCGATCGCGTCAGTCGAGTGCTCCCCCGAAGAACTGGATGCGGCCTGTGAGCAAATCTTTTTGCGCCACCAGCTAGAGCTGCCGGAGGCGCGCCAAAACTGGCTCAAGAGTCAAGGCCAGACCCTAGAGCTGTTTCGGGCCAACACTCTGCGCAGCTTCAAGCTGGAAAAGTTTAAGCAAACCACCTGGGGACCGAAGCTAGAGTCCTATTTCCTGACGCGCAAGGGCCAGCTCGACCGGGTGATCTACTCCCTGATTCGGACCCAGGATCCGGGAATTGCGCAGGAGCTGTATTTTCGGATTCAAGAAGGGGAACAATCCCTAGCAGAGCTGGCGGCAGAGTACTCCCAGGGGCCGGAGGCCCAAACTGGGGGCTTGATTGGTCCGGTGGAGCTGACGGTGCCCGCTCCTCCGCTGGCCCGGATGCTGTCGGTGAGCAAACCGGGACAGCTCTGGCCCCCAACGCGTTTGGGGGAATGGTTTGTGATTGTGCGTCTCGAAAAGTTTTTGCCGGTGCAGCTCGACGATGGCGTTCGTCAGCGCCTGCTCAATGAATTGTTCAATGGCTGGTTGCAGGAGCAGCTGGCGCAGCTCGGTGCCCCTGATTCCCCCGACTCCACTCCCACGGCTTCGCAATGA
- a CDS encoding FAD-binding oxidoreductase: MTQAMGAIAPELAAIVGPDNVQAWEQVAPAFQATLQAAVPGASPVVASPATPEELAAVMAIAHQKGWRVLPCGSGSKLDWGGLGAGAEVVLSTARLTRLVEHAVGDLTVTAEAGLTLAALQQTLAASRQFLALDPAYPDRATLGGIVATADTGALRQRYGGVRDMLIGLEFVRYDGQRVKAGGRVVKNVAGYDLMKLLTGSYGTLGILTQVTFRLYPESETSQTVLLRGEGEAIARAAQTLLASALTPVAADLLTPSLLAALDLGEGFGLLARFQSVAPSVEEQIAKLRSLGQSLGLGDHTFGPEVEGPLWQRLTTVLTEDPTESTLLAKIGVEPAKAIATLQQLGAIAPGAQARLHLASGLGLLRLDGALAEDPAALGDMRSRCEQAGGFLSVLRATPALKRSLDVWGYSGSAIAPMRQLKQQFDPNSLLSPQRFVGGI, from the coding sequence GTGACGCAAGCGATGGGGGCGATCGCCCCAGAATTGGCGGCCATCGTGGGGCCAGACAACGTGCAGGCTTGGGAGCAGGTGGCTCCGGCGTTTCAGGCGACGCTCCAGGCGGCGGTGCCCGGGGCGTCGCCGGTGGTAGCGTCCCCAGCGACCCCCGAGGAGCTGGCCGCCGTAATGGCGATCGCCCACCAAAAAGGCTGGCGCGTCCTGCCCTGCGGCAGCGGCAGCAAGCTAGACTGGGGCGGCCTCGGCGCTGGGGCTGAGGTGGTCCTGAGCACGGCCCGCCTGACGCGCCTGGTGGAGCACGCCGTGGGCGATCTGACGGTCACCGCAGAGGCCGGGCTGACCCTGGCGGCGCTGCAGCAGACCCTCGCCGCCTCGCGCCAATTTCTGGCCCTAGACCCCGCCTATCCGGACCGAGCGACCCTGGGCGGCATCGTGGCCACCGCCGACACGGGGGCGCTGCGCCAGCGCTACGGCGGCGTCCGGGACATGCTGATCGGCCTGGAGTTTGTCCGCTACGACGGCCAGCGGGTCAAGGCCGGAGGCCGCGTGGTTAAGAATGTGGCGGGCTATGACCTGATGAAGCTGCTGACGGGCTCCTATGGCACCCTGGGCATCCTGACCCAGGTGACCTTTCGGCTGTACCCCGAGTCCGAAACCTCCCAAACGGTGCTGCTGCGGGGAGAGGGCGAGGCGATCGCCCGGGCCGCCCAAACCCTCTTGGCTTCGGCCCTCACGCCGGTGGCCGCCGATTTATTAACGCCGTCCCTGCTGGCGGCCCTCGATCTGGGTGAAGGCTTCGGCCTGCTGGCGCGCTTCCAGAGCGTCGCCCCCAGCGTCGAGGAGCAGATCGCCAAGCTGCGCAGCCTGGGCCAGTCTCTGGGCCTGGGGGACCACACCTTTGGGCCAGAGGTCGAAGGTCCTCTATGGCAGCGATTGACAACGGTTCTGACCGAAGACCCGACAGAATCCACCTTGCTGGCCAAAATAGGAGTAGAGCCGGCGAAGGCGATCGCGACTTTGCAGCAGCTCGGGGCGATCGCCCCCGGAGCTCAGGCTCGCCTGCACCTGGCCAGCGGCTTGGGCCTGCTTCGGCTAGACGGCGCGCTGGCCGAGGACCCCGCAGCGCTTGGCGACATGCGATCGCGCTGTGAGCAAGCCGGTGGTTTCTTGAGCGTGCTGCGGGCCACCCCAGCCCTCAAGCGCTCCCTCGATGTGTGGGGCTACAGCGGCAGCGCGATCGCCCCCATGCGCCAGCTCAAGCAGCAGTTTGACCCTAATTCTTTGCTGAGCCCCCAGCGATTTGTCGGGGGAATTTGA
- a CDS encoding (Fe-S)-binding protein, translating into MQTFDPPTSPSDSTLPCGFDAQHPPAQNLIDACVHCGFCLSTCPSYRVIGKETDSPRGRIYLMNAVNKGEIPLNEAVTEHFDTCLGCLACVSTCPSGVQYDQLIAATRPQVERNQTRSLSDRWLRSLIFGLFPYPNRLRLLLLPLFFYQKLGLQALVRSTGLLPRLLPRLGAMESILPTVPLSAFREPVATVIPAQGEKRYRVGMILGCVQRLFFEPVNAATLRVLTANGCEVVIPRAQGCCAALPAHQGQEAQAQTLARQMIDAFEGTEVDAIIINAAGCGHTLKEYGHILQDDPAYRAKAEAFAAKVRDVQEFLAAAGLTATLSPVAEQPLPVVYQDACHLLHGQKISAQPRDLLRQIPGVVLREPLDAGLCCGSAGVYNLLQPEVAEELGQQKVQNLVATGAVVIASPNPGCSLQIQKHLRQQGHSTRLMHPMELLDCSIRGQRLEMPPVEEPAARA; encoded by the coding sequence ATGCAGACCTTCGACCCGCCGACCTCACCTTCTGACTCGACCTTGCCCTGCGGCTTCGACGCCCAGCACCCCCCCGCCCAAAACCTCATCGACGCCTGCGTTCACTGCGGCTTTTGCCTGTCGACCTGTCCGAGCTACCGCGTGATTGGCAAAGAAACCGACTCGCCGCGGGGCCGCATTTACCTGATGAATGCGGTCAATAAAGGAGAGATTCCCCTGAATGAGGCGGTAACGGAGCACTTCGACACCTGTCTGGGCTGTCTGGCCTGTGTGTCTACCTGCCCCTCAGGGGTCCAGTACGACCAGCTGATTGCCGCTACCCGGCCCCAGGTCGAGCGCAACCAAACGCGATCGCTCTCCGATCGCTGGCTGCGATCGCTCATTTTTGGCCTCTTCCCCTACCCCAACCGTCTGCGCCTGCTCCTGCTGCCCCTCTTCTTCTACCAAAAGCTGGGCCTGCAAGCCCTGGTGCGATCGACCGGACTGTTGCCGCGCCTGCTGCCGCGCTTGGGGGCGATGGAGTCGATTTTGCCGACGGTGCCGCTGTCGGCCTTTCGGGAGCCCGTGGCCACGGTGATTCCGGCCCAGGGCGAAAAGCGCTATCGCGTCGGCATGATCCTAGGCTGCGTGCAGCGGCTATTTTTTGAGCCGGTGAATGCGGCCACCCTGCGGGTGCTGACGGCCAATGGCTGCGAAGTGGTGATTCCGCGGGCTCAGGGGTGCTGCGCCGCCCTGCCCGCCCACCAAGGCCAGGAAGCCCAGGCCCAAACCCTGGCCCGCCAAATGATTGACGCCTTTGAGGGGACGGAGGTAGACGCCATTATTATTAATGCGGCGGGCTGCGGCCACACCCTTAAGGAGTACGGCCACATTCTCCAGGATGACCCCGCCTATCGGGCCAAGGCGGAAGCCTTTGCGGCCAAGGTGCGCGATGTCCAGGAGTTCTTGGCGGCAGCGGGACTGACCGCGACGCTCTCGCCCGTGGCTGAGCAGCCGCTGCCGGTAGTTTACCAGGACGCCTGCCACCTGCTCCACGGCCAAAAGATCAGCGCCCAGCCCCGAGATCTGCTGCGCCAAATTCCGGGGGTGGTGCTGCGAGAGCCCCTAGACGCGGGTCTGTGCTGCGGCAGCGCGGGGGTTTATAACCTGCTGCAGCCTGAAGTGGCCGAAGAACTGGGCCAGCAAAAGGTGCAAAACCTGGTGGCGACGGGGGCGGTGGTGATTGCTTCGCCCAATCCGGGCTGCTCGCTGCAAATCCAGAAGCACCTCCGACAGCAGGGTCACTCAACGCGCCTGATGCATCCCATGGAGCTGCTGGACTGCTCGATTCGGGGGCAGCGCCTGGAGATGCCGCCGGTCGAGGAGCCCGCGGCTCGGGCCTAA
- a CDS encoding MFS transporter — translation MTSSPHPPSETPAAEPLNFPTKLAYGAGDLGPAITANLLAFFLLYFLTSVAGLNAALAGSVLMIGKVWDAINDPLVGVLSDRTQSRWGRRYPWMVLGAIPFGVFFFLQWIVPSFSPDPAANQWGLFWYYVIISIFFNMAYTAVNLPYTALTPEMTQDYNERTSLNSFRFAFSIGGSIFSLILAQVIFGLISDGRQQYLLLGLLCAVISVLPIYWCVWGTYQRTMGNKAGESKDSEEANIPFKEQLRIVFSNRPFLYVIGIYLCSWLAVQITAAIIPYFVVNWMGLPNQAFTQVALAVQGTALVTLFFWSAVSDRVGKRIVYFLGAGLWILVQGGLFFLQPGQVGLMYGLAIAAGFGVSTAYLVPWSMVPDVIELDELRTGQRREGIFYGFMVLLQKLGLALGLFLVGNALDQASFIESVPGQPTPLQPESALFAIRVAIGPIPTVSLILGLVLAYFYPISREIHAAILLRLRERRQGITPPDDPTDPINTL, via the coding sequence ATGACTTCTTCCCCCCATCCTCCCTCCGAGACTCCCGCCGCTGAGCCCCTCAACTTTCCGACCAAGCTGGCCTACGGCGCAGGCGACCTAGGACCGGCGATCACCGCGAATTTGTTGGCCTTTTTCCTGCTGTACTTCTTGACCAGCGTGGCGGGCCTCAATGCCGCTCTGGCGGGCAGCGTGCTGATGATCGGCAAGGTCTGGGACGCGATCAATGATCCGCTGGTGGGCGTGCTGAGCGATCGCACCCAGAGCCGCTGGGGCCGCCGCTATCCGTGGATGGTCCTGGGCGCGATTCCCTTTGGGGTATTTTTCTTTTTGCAGTGGATCGTTCCTAGCTTCAGCCCTGACCCGGCTGCCAACCAGTGGGGGCTGTTTTGGTATTACGTGATCATCTCCATCTTTTTCAACATGGCCTACACGGCCGTCAACCTGCCCTACACGGCCCTCACGCCGGAGATGACCCAGGACTACAACGAGCGCACCAGCCTCAACAGCTTTCGGTTTGCCTTCTCCATTGGCGGCAGCATCTTTTCGCTGATTCTGGCCCAGGTCATCTTTGGTCTCATCTCCGACGGGCGACAGCAGTATCTGCTGCTGGGGTTGCTGTGCGCGGTGATTTCGGTGCTGCCGATCTACTGGTGCGTGTGGGGCACCTACCAGCGCACCATGGGCAACAAAGCAGGGGAGAGCAAAGACTCCGAGGAAGCCAACATTCCCTTCAAAGAGCAGTTGCGCATCGTCTTTAGCAATCGCCCCTTTCTCTACGTGATCGGGATCTATCTGTGCTCCTGGCTGGCGGTGCAGATCACAGCCGCCATCATTCCTTACTTTGTGGTGAACTGGATGGGGCTGCCCAACCAGGCTTTCACCCAGGTTGCCCTCGCGGTCCAGGGCACGGCGCTGGTGACGCTGTTTTTCTGGAGTGCTGTCAGCGATCGCGTCGGCAAGCGCATCGTGTATTTCCTGGGCGCAGGCCTGTGGATCTTGGTCCAGGGGGGCCTGTTTTTCTTGCAGCCCGGTCAGGTGGGCCTGATGTATGGACTGGCGATCGCGGCGGGATTTGGCGTTTCGACCGCCTACCTGGTGCCCTGGTCCATGGTGCCCGACGTGATCGAGCTCGATGAGCTGCGCACCGGCCAGCGCCGAGAAGGCATTTTCTACGGCTTCATGGTGCTGCTCCAGAAGCTCGGCCTCGCCCTGGGTCTCTTTTTGGTGGGCAATGCCCTCGATCAGGCGAGCTTCATCGAAAGCGTGCCCGGCCAACCCACCCCCCTTCAGCCCGAGTCAGCGCTGTTTGCCATCCGAGTGGCCATCGGCCCCATTCCCACCGTGTCGCTGATTTTGGGCCTGGTGCTGGCCTACTTCTACCCGATCAGCCGAGAAATCCACGCGGCCATTCTGCTGCGCCTGCGGGAGCGCCGCCAAGGCATCACGCCGCCTGACGACCCCACCGATCCGATCAATACTCTCTAG
- a CDS encoding esterase-like activity of phytase family protein, which produces MMTRWQNWQWGQQRLREWGRFGALWGAIALLLGLSACSIPRVNAEDRLFLGLSAELIGTYSLPSDTTFEETQVAGLSAIAYDRQRDRFYALSDDSRTAPPRFYTLKLDLAPEPTDTAGLEAVTVEGVTFLLDEAGQRYAPQQLDPEALALAPQDVLWVASEGSGSSIPPAIGAYDLQTGQLRRTLPLPLAFLPDPQGDEPRGVRGNVGFEALTLNPTGTVASQGEPLRLFAATEASLAQDEDEEALDRRSRFLHYYLGEGPPLALSSHLYELEEAPFGQVYGLTELAALDAGGHFLALERAFGLGGFGAKLIQIATGGATDISGVKRLQGDITGIEPIRKQALLDLKTLDLRLENLEGMTLGPRLADGSQSLILVSDNNFGDRPTQFLLFRLRAGRAAAAVTPVPAAPPAPVS; this is translated from the coding sequence ATGATGACGCGCTGGCAGAACTGGCAATGGGGGCAGCAAAGGCTGCGGGAGTGGGGGCGCTTTGGGGCCTTGTGGGGGGCGATCGCCCTGCTGTTGGGACTTTCGGCCTGCTCGATCCCGCGAGTAAATGCCGAAGATCGGCTGTTTCTGGGACTGTCGGCGGAGCTGATCGGGACCTATTCCCTGCCGAGCGACACCACCTTTGAAGAGACTCAGGTGGCCGGTTTGTCGGCGATCGCCTACGACCGCCAGCGCGATCGCTTCTACGCCCTCAGTGACGACAGCCGGACGGCACCGCCCCGCTTCTACACCCTCAAGCTAGATTTGGCCCCAGAGCCTACCGATACAGCGGGCCTAGAAGCTGTAACCGTCGAAGGGGTGACCTTCCTGCTGGATGAGGCCGGTCAGCGCTACGCGCCCCAGCAGCTAGACCCCGAAGCCCTGGCCCTCGCGCCCCAAGACGTCCTGTGGGTCGCTAGCGAAGGGAGTGGTTCTTCGATTCCGCCCGCGATCGGGGCCTACGACTTGCAGACGGGCCAGCTCCGCCGCACCCTGCCCCTGCCGCTCGCCTTCTTGCCCGACCCCCAGGGCGACGAGCCCCGGGGCGTCCGAGGCAATGTGGGCTTCGAGGCGTTGACCCTGAACCCCACGGGCACTGTGGCCTCCCAGGGCGAGCCGCTGCGCCTGTTCGCCGCCACCGAAGCGTCCCTGGCTCAGGATGAAGATGAAGAAGCCCTCGATCGGCGCAGTCGCTTTTTGCACTACTACCTTGGCGAAGGGCCGCCCCTAGCCCTCTCCAGCCACCTCTACGAGCTAGAAGAAGCCCCCTTTGGCCAGGTGTACGGCCTGACGGAGCTGGCGGCCCTGGATGCGGGCGGCCACTTTTTGGCCCTGGAGCGGGCCTTTGGGCTGGGGGGCTTTGGGGCGAAGCTGATCCAGATCGCCACCGGCGGCGCGACGGATATTTCGGGCGTGAAGCGCTTGCAGGGGGACATCACAGGCATCGAGCCCATCCGCAAGCAAGCGCTGCTGGACCTGAAAACTCTGGATCTGCGCCTCGAGAACCTGGAAGGAATGACCCTGGGGCCGCGCTTGGCGGATGGCAGCCAGAGCTTGATCCTGGTGAGTGACAATAACTTTGGCGATCGCCCGACCCAGTTTTTGCTGTTTCGGCTGCGCGCTGGCAGGGCCGCTGCGGCGGTGACCCCCGTTCCGGCAGCGCCCCCGGCCCCGGTATCCTGA
- a CDS encoding tetratricopeptide repeat protein: MGTVVEVRQDNFTAEVIEKSYEKPVLVDFFAQWCGPCQMLKPMLEKLAQEYDFVLAKVDIDESPALANAYSVEGVPDVRIVSQGQVEPGFVGALTEAQLRELLANQLNLQSDLEAGIAGMVAALDAGDPRGALQQLQRLANRYPEERRLMIEGAKLLLRVGNLEDAEKLAGAIQASDRDFYDQAVAVKELIDLVRLSRETAIASEWDREFFKAIELTLRGDHESALDLLLDIVRGNRKYRDDGARKAMLMIFSLLGLSHPLSNSYRKQLMLAMY; this comes from the coding sequence ATGGGAACCGTAGTTGAAGTCAGACAGGACAATTTCACGGCTGAGGTAATCGAGAAATCCTACGAAAAGCCGGTGCTGGTTGACTTCTTTGCCCAGTGGTGTGGGCCTTGTCAGATGCTCAAGCCCATGTTGGAGAAGCTGGCCCAGGAATATGACTTTGTGCTGGCCAAGGTGGACATCGACGAAAGTCCGGCCCTGGCCAACGCCTACAGCGTCGAGGGCGTGCCGGATGTCCGGATCGTCAGCCAGGGCCAAGTGGAGCCCGGATTTGTAGGGGCGCTGACGGAGGCCCAACTTCGAGAGCTTTTGGCAAACCAGCTCAATCTCCAGTCAGATCTGGAGGCGGGCATTGCCGGGATGGTCGCTGCCCTGGACGCAGGCGATCCGCGAGGAGCGTTGCAGCAGCTACAGCGACTGGCGAACCGCTATCCGGAGGAGCGGCGGCTGATGATCGAGGGTGCCAAGCTGCTGCTGCGGGTCGGCAACCTGGAGGATGCGGAGAAGCTGGCGGGCGCTATCCAGGCGAGCGATCGCGACTTTTATGATCAGGCGGTGGCGGTGAAGGAGCTGATCGACCTAGTGCGCCTGAGCCGCGAGACGGCGATCGCCTCAGAGTGGGACCGCGAATTTTTCAAAGCCATCGAGCTCACGCTGCGGGGCGACCACGAATCGGCTCTGGATCTGCTCCTCGACATCGTTCGGGGCAACCGCAAGTACCGCGACGACGGCGCTCGCAAGGCCATGCTGATGATCTTCTCGCTGCTGGGCCTGTCCCACCCCCTCAGCAACAGCTACCGCAAACAGCTCATGCTGGCGATGTACTAG
- a CDS encoding lipopolysaccharide assembly protein LapB, whose amino-acid sequence MKTRWIVLGLLSSVFVGAPGWAVPSIAAPVQLAQSSGETAEDWLNRGVQAAQQNKLDEAIAAFQTAARLNPALAPAHYNLGLALRQKGELQPAADAFYRATQSDPQFSLAFANLGAALLEGNNLDQAEDYLGRAIELDADLGLAHYNLGLVLSRQNQPEKAIAAFQKAIQFSPKAPEPLYHLGLLQLAQNKTQEAQRSFEKAISLNPRYAEAHYNLGAIFLSENKLDAALEAFRRSAEANSNYANAYYGAGVVFLKQGMPADARQVLEYAQDLYESQGNTQWAAKTTQMLEQTESVGGTP is encoded by the coding sequence ATGAAGACACGCTGGATTGTACTGGGGCTACTGAGTAGTGTTTTTGTCGGCGCTCCTGGCTGGGCTGTCCCCTCGATAGCGGCCCCAGTGCAGCTTGCCCAGAGCAGCGGCGAAACCGCAGAAGACTGGCTAAATCGAGGCGTCCAGGCCGCTCAGCAAAACAAACTCGATGAGGCGATCGCTGCTTTTCAGACAGCAGCCCGCCTGAACCCCGCCCTGGCCCCCGCCCACTACAACCTGGGGCTGGCCCTGCGCCAAAAAGGCGAACTGCAACCCGCCGCCGATGCCTTCTACCGTGCGACGCAGTCCGACCCCCAGTTTTCCCTCGCCTTCGCCAACCTGGGCGCAGCCCTCCTAGAGGGCAACAACCTAGATCAAGCCGAAGACTATCTCGGGCGGGCCATCGAGCTAGACGCCGATTTGGGTCTGGCTCACTACAACCTGGGCCTCGTTCTGTCGCGCCAAAATCAGCCTGAGAAGGCGATCGCCGCCTTCCAAAAAGCCATTCAGTTTAGCCCCAAGGCCCCCGAACCCCTCTATCACCTCGGTCTGCTACAGCTCGCTCAAAACAAAACCCAAGAGGCTCAGCGCTCCTTCGAGAAAGCCATCAGCCTCAACCCCCGCTACGCCGAAGCCCACTACAACCTCGGCGCTATCTTCCTCAGCGAGAACAAGCTAGATGCGGCCCTCGAAGCCTTTCGGCGCTCCGCTGAGGCCAACAGCAACTACGCCAACGCCTACTACGGTGCGGGCGTCGTCTTTCTGAAGCAGGGGATGCCCGCCGACGCGCGGCAGGTGCTGGAGTATGCCCAGGACCTCTACGAATCCCAGGGCAACACCCAGTGGGCCGCCAAGACCACGCAAATGCTGGAGCAAACGGAGTCCGTTGGCGGCACGCCATAG